The Corynebacterium suranareeae genome window below encodes:
- the ruvC gene encoding crossover junction endodeoxyribonuclease RuvC: MNHEGLRVMGIDPGLTRCGLSVVQAGRGRTVYPVSVGVVRTPADAELSERLLRLSKAVGEWMDEYTPDVVAIERVFERGNVSTVMNTAHAVGVLILAAAERGLPVHMYTPSEVKKAISGNGRADKKQMTVMITRILGLSEPPKPADAADALSLAVCHCWRAPMLMRAQSQYSIQELEKRRRVQQGKLGKAKSSYNAEQAQSHPSETAKAAHPSQFQRADTN, encoded by the coding sequence ATGAACCATGAAGGGCTTCGAGTAATGGGCATTGACCCAGGTCTTACTCGTTGTGGCTTATCTGTGGTTCAAGCAGGTCGAGGTCGTACCGTTTATCCGGTATCGGTGGGCGTGGTTCGCACTCCGGCTGATGCAGAGCTGTCAGAGCGGCTTCTTCGGCTAAGTAAAGCCGTGGGTGAGTGGATGGATGAATACACCCCAGATGTGGTTGCTATTGAGCGAGTCTTTGAACGTGGCAATGTCTCCACTGTCATGAATACCGCACACGCGGTGGGAGTTCTTATTTTGGCAGCTGCCGAACGCGGATTGCCGGTTCATATGTACACACCCAGTGAGGTGAAAAAGGCCATCTCAGGAAATGGCCGCGCTGATAAGAAGCAAATGACGGTGATGATCACCCGGATTTTAGGACTTAGCGAACCACCAAAACCAGCTGATGCTGCTGATGCTTTGTCTTTGGCGGTTTGCCATTGTTGGCGAGCACCCATGCTGATGCGTGCGCAATCGCAATACTCAATTCAGGAGTTGGAAAAGCGGCGGCGCGTGCAGCAGGGAAAACTGGGTAAAGCAAAATCATCGTATAACGCAGAACAAGCACAATCGCATCCATCGGAGACAGCGAAAGCTGCTCATCCAAGTCAGTTTCAACGAGCTGACACTAATTAG
- a CDS encoding YebC/PmpR family DNA-binding transcriptional regulator: protein MAGHSKWATTKHKKAANDAKRGKEFAKLIKNIEVAARTGGGDPSANPTLDDMIKKAKKASVPNDNIERARKRGSGEEAGGADWMNIMYEGYGPNGVAMLIECLTDNRNRAATEVRTAMTKNGGNLGESGSVSYMFTRTGVVTVQKGDLSEDDVLMAVLEAGAEEVNDNGDLFEVTCAPTDIQAVRDALVGAGIEVEDSDSDFRASVEVPLDADGARKIFKLVDALEDSDDVQNVYTNIDLSDEVLAELEND, encoded by the coding sequence ATGGCTGGCCACTCAAAATGGGCGACTACCAAGCACAAGAAGGCTGCTAATGACGCCAAGCGCGGCAAGGAATTTGCCAAGCTGATCAAGAACATCGAGGTTGCAGCACGCACAGGCGGTGGAGATCCGTCTGCGAACCCAACTCTTGATGACATGATCAAGAAGGCCAAGAAGGCTTCCGTACCTAACGACAACATCGAGCGCGCCCGCAAGCGTGGTTCCGGCGAAGAAGCCGGCGGTGCTGACTGGATGAACATCATGTACGAGGGTTACGGCCCAAACGGTGTTGCAATGCTCATTGAGTGTTTGACCGATAACCGCAACCGTGCAGCCACTGAAGTTCGCACCGCAATGACTAAAAATGGCGGCAACTTAGGCGAATCCGGCTCAGTGTCCTACATGTTCACCCGCACGGGTGTCGTGACTGTTCAAAAGGGCGATCTGAGCGAAGATGATGTGCTGATGGCTGTTCTGGAAGCAGGTGCAGAAGAAGTAAACGATAACGGAGATCTATTCGAGGTCACCTGCGCACCGACTGATATTCAGGCTGTTCGCGACGCTCTTGTTGGAGCAGGCATCGAAGTAGAAGATTCTGATTCCGATTTCCGTGCATCTGTAGAGGTTCCTTTGGACGCTGATGGTGCGCGTAAGATCTTCAAGCTGGTTGATGCTTTGGAAGACTCTGACGATGTGCAAAACGTCTACACCAACATCGACTTAAGCGATGAGGTTCTAGCGGAGCTAGAAAACGACTAG
- a CDS encoding acyl-CoA thioesterase, which translates to MKSIEQILTLEKIDRDIYRGPVIESYLARTFGGQVAAQALVAATHTVDSAYTVHSLHGYFIAPGDPKAPAVYLVDRVRDGRSYVTRSVRGVQDGEVIFSMQASFHRGDEGIEHMDKMRKVPGPDEITGTVERMPISSRKVLDEWAEWDIRVIPQDQLELSDLTATEQAVWIRCTADLPDNPTFHQCSLTYLSDMTLLHGALVPHPGAKMQMASLDHAVWFLRPFRVDEWLLYDQRSPSASSGRALTHGRLFNQKGDLVAIVNQEGMTRTLREGAQSIPLRKD; encoded by the coding sequence GTGAAATCTATTGAACAAATTTTAACGCTAGAAAAGATCGACCGTGATATTTATCGAGGCCCAGTTATTGAATCGTATTTAGCTAGGACTTTCGGGGGGCAGGTAGCGGCTCAAGCTCTTGTTGCTGCAACCCATACTGTTGATAGCGCTTACACCGTGCATTCACTGCATGGCTATTTCATTGCACCCGGCGATCCCAAAGCCCCCGCTGTTTATTTAGTTGATCGTGTTCGTGATGGTCGAAGCTATGTCACCCGTTCGGTGCGTGGTGTTCAAGACGGCGAAGTAATTTTTAGCATGCAGGCGAGTTTTCATCGAGGCGATGAAGGCATTGAGCACATGGACAAGATGCGTAAAGTTCCAGGCCCTGATGAGATTACGGGAACTGTGGAACGAATGCCGATTTCAAGTAGGAAAGTTCTTGATGAATGGGCTGAATGGGATATCCGTGTAATCCCTCAGGATCAGTTGGAACTGAGTGATCTTACTGCCACTGAGCAGGCGGTGTGGATTCGTTGTACCGCAGATCTTCCTGATAATCCTACGTTCCACCAATGTTCCCTAACATACTTGTCAGATATGACTTTGCTGCATGGTGCGCTAGTTCCACATCCTGGAGCAAAGATGCAGATGGCATCATTAGACCACGCAGTGTGGTTTTTGCGTCCGTTCCGGGTTGATGAGTGGCTTTTGTACGATCAGCGTTCTCCTTCCGCATCTTCTGGACGAGCATTGACTCATGGTCGTTTGTTTAACCAAAAGGGAGATTTGGTGGCGATCGTGAATCAAGAAGGAATGACACGCACCCTTCGTGAAGGTGCGCAATCTATCCCATTGCGCAAAGACTAG
- a CDS encoding DUF3817 domain-containing protein, with the protein MTPQKLHRFAAILEMFTWTLLIIGMILKYGGVTEAVTPIAGGIHGFGFLCFAAITITVWINNKWTFPQGLAGLIVSVIPWAALPFALWADIKGLVAGGWRFSDPAETPQNFFDKILAQLVRHPARSILILLVIIAIVFSILLAMGPPYDPDAIADSVSSPQ; encoded by the coding sequence ATGACCCCACAGAAACTTCACCGTTTTGCAGCCATCTTAGAGATGTTTACCTGGACGTTGCTGATCATCGGCATGATCTTAAAATACGGTGGAGTAACAGAGGCAGTAACCCCCATCGCTGGAGGTATTCACGGTTTTGGCTTCCTATGTTTTGCAGCCATCACCATTACCGTGTGGATTAACAACAAGTGGACTTTCCCACAAGGCCTCGCCGGACTGATCGTCTCAGTTATCCCGTGGGCTGCACTCCCCTTTGCATTGTGGGCAGATATAAAGGGCCTCGTTGCAGGTGGATGGCGTTTTTCAGATCCAGCCGAAACTCCCCAAAATTTCTTTGACAAGATTTTGGCTCAGCTGGTTAGACACCCCGCACGCTCCATTCTGATCCTGTTAGTCATCATTGCGATCGTCTTTTCAATCCTTTTGGCAATGGGACCACCCTATGATCCCGATGCGATTGCAGATTCCGTCAGTTCGCCACAATAA
- a CDS encoding glycosyltransferase family 4 protein, producing the protein MVCPYSFDEPGGVQAHILDLARTFIAQGHEVQVLGPCSADTNVPEFVVRGGSSIPIPYNGSVARLSFGPKMFKTVRKFLREGNFDVLHIHEPNSPSFSMAALRFAEGPIVATYHASSNGSKLLKAFLPVLSPMLEKVRAGIAVSEMARRWQVEQIGGDPVLIPNGVETAMFQSARQLEPNDPVEIVFLGRLDESRKGLDILLRALTRLDRPFKCTVIGGGTPRDVAGINFVGRVSDEEKAEILGRADIYVAPNTGGESFGIVLVEAMAAGCAVVASDLEAFSLVIDSEAAQPAGVLFKTGSDADLAKKLQALIDAPSSRFALIDAGIQRANAYDWSTVSTQVMAVYETIAMDKVRLG; encoded by the coding sequence ATGGTTTGCCCCTACTCCTTCGATGAACCAGGTGGAGTTCAAGCACACATCCTTGATTTAGCCCGAACGTTTATCGCTCAAGGGCATGAGGTTCAGGTCCTTGGGCCGTGTAGTGCAGATACGAATGTGCCTGAATTTGTCGTGCGCGGTGGCAGCAGCATTCCGATTCCTTACAACGGCTCGGTTGCGCGCCTAAGCTTTGGTCCGAAAATGTTTAAGACAGTGCGTAAGTTTCTGCGCGAAGGAAACTTTGATGTCCTGCATATTCACGAGCCAAATTCGCCTAGTTTTTCCATGGCTGCGCTGCGATTTGCCGAAGGTCCCATCGTTGCTACCTACCATGCCTCAAGTAACGGTTCGAAGTTGCTCAAAGCGTTTTTGCCGGTGCTCTCACCAATGCTTGAGAAGGTGCGCGCAGGAATTGCTGTGTCTGAAATGGCTAGGCGCTGGCAAGTTGAGCAAATCGGCGGCGATCCGGTGCTGATTCCCAATGGGGTTGAAACGGCCATGTTTCAGTCAGCACGCCAACTTGAGCCCAACGATCCAGTTGAAATCGTCTTTTTAGGTCGGCTTGATGAGTCCCGAAAAGGCCTTGATATTTTATTGCGCGCCCTAACCCGGCTGGACCGCCCCTTTAAATGCACAGTTATTGGTGGTGGAACCCCGCGAGACGTCGCAGGCATCAACTTTGTCGGCCGGGTAAGTGATGAAGAAAAGGCTGAAATTCTAGGTCGCGCGGATATTTATGTCGCACCCAACACCGGTGGCGAAAGCTTTGGCATTGTTCTGGTCGAAGCCATGGCGGCTGGTTGCGCGGTCGTCGCCAGCGACTTAGAGGCATTTTCCTTAGTCATCGATTCAGAGGCCGCGCAACCTGCGGGCGTGCTTTTTAAGACCGGGTCTGACGCCGACTTGGCCAAAAAACTTCAAGCGCTTATCGACGCCCCCTCCTCCCGTTTCGCCCTCATAGATGCGGGCATACAGCGTGCCAATGCCTACGATTGGTCGACTGTATCCACACAGGTCATGGCGGTTTACGAAACAATTGCGATGGACAAAGTGAGACTTGGATGA
- a CDS encoding phosphatidylinositol mannoside acyltransferase, translated as MKPKDFFAAENLSALGYMAGWRFVRMLPLPVARGVFNVGADMASKSGKGMGQLRANLARVVGAENVTRALVRQATRSYARYWLEAFRLPAIAKDPQLIAQLRQGTVGLDLLDESLAQGKGVVLTLPHSGNWDMAGAFLVSHHGQFTTVAERVKPERLFEAFVKFRESLGFEVLPLTGGERPPFEKLKERLQSGGIVCLLGERDLRHSGVETVFFGEKTSMPAGPAQLAIETGAALHVVHPWFDGNSWGLSVSDAVEVDNLSDTVQRIAHLFAANIAAHPADWHMLQPLWFGDLDPKRLKRARSATPETGEN; from the coding sequence ATGAAGCCTAAGGATTTCTTTGCGGCAGAAAATTTAAGTGCACTTGGCTATATGGCAGGTTGGCGTTTTGTTCGGATGCTTCCTTTACCTGTGGCTCGTGGAGTGTTTAATGTCGGCGCGGATATGGCGTCGAAAAGCGGAAAAGGCATGGGGCAGCTGCGCGCAAACTTGGCGCGCGTGGTGGGTGCTGAAAACGTCACGCGTGCGTTGGTAAGGCAAGCAACGCGCAGCTATGCGCGTTATTGGCTGGAGGCGTTTCGGCTGCCAGCAATTGCCAAAGATCCCCAACTGATTGCGCAACTGCGTCAAGGAACCGTGGGTTTGGATTTGCTGGATGAATCTTTAGCCCAAGGCAAAGGGGTTGTGTTGACCCTTCCGCACAGCGGGAATTGGGATATGGCTGGTGCTTTTTTAGTTAGCCATCATGGACAATTCACCACTGTCGCAGAACGAGTCAAGCCAGAGCGCTTGTTTGAAGCGTTTGTGAAGTTTCGTGAAAGCCTAGGATTTGAAGTCTTGCCGTTAACTGGTGGTGAGCGACCGCCGTTTGAAAAGCTTAAAGAACGCCTGCAATCAGGTGGCATCGTGTGTCTTCTCGGCGAGCGCGACTTACGACATTCCGGAGTGGAAACTGTCTTTTTTGGTGAGAAAACTTCCATGCCCGCAGGACCTGCTCAACTTGCGATTGAAACTGGTGCTGCTTTGCATGTGGTGCACCCGTGGTTTGACGGAAACAGTTGGGGGTTAAGTGTCTCTGATGCAGTAGAAGTGGATAATCTTTCCGACACCGTGCAAAGGATCGCACATCTTTTTGCTGCCAATATCGCCGCGCATCCTGCGGATTGGCATATGCTTCAGCCATTGTGGTTTGGTGATTTAGATCCAAAACGCTTAAAGCGCGCACGCAGCGCTACACCAGAAACGGGGGAGAACTAG
- the pgsA gene encoding phosphatidylinositol phosphate synthase encodes MLGLHGRKPAQVIVEPVAKLMIKLKVTPNQLTVVSAGLTVAVALLLIPTGHLIWAAVLTGLFAAFDMIDGTVARMQGGGTKFGATLDATCDRITDGALFGAITWWLVYTHDAPKSLVAASLVCLVASQVISYVKARGEASGFTMDGGLVERPERLIVSLVGLGLTGMGVPYAIDIALWVLAIGSVFTVVQRLVMAGKSPLAKEFTKAPAGAKADYSTN; translated from the coding sequence ATGCTGGGACTTCATGGACGCAAGCCTGCTCAGGTCATTGTTGAGCCTGTGGCGAAACTAATGATCAAGCTGAAAGTGACCCCAAATCAGCTCACCGTGGTCAGCGCTGGTTTAACTGTCGCTGTGGCGTTGTTGCTTATTCCCACTGGTCATCTGATTTGGGCTGCGGTGCTCACGGGTCTTTTTGCTGCCTTTGACATGATTGATGGCACGGTTGCCCGAATGCAAGGTGGAGGCACAAAATTTGGTGCCACATTAGATGCGACATGTGATCGTATTACAGACGGTGCGCTATTTGGTGCGATCACCTGGTGGCTGGTGTATACCCATGATGCACCGAAATCTTTAGTGGCCGCATCCTTGGTGTGCCTGGTTGCTTCTCAGGTTATTTCTTATGTGAAGGCCAGGGGAGAAGCATCGGGATTCACCATGGATGGTGGATTGGTGGAACGTCCAGAACGGTTGATTGTCAGCTTGGTTGGTTTGGGCCTAACAGGCATGGGTGTTCCGTATGCTATTGATATTGCACTGTGGGTTTTGGCAATCGGTAGCGTATTTACAGTGGTGCAGCGTTTAGTGATGGCTGGGAAATCTCCGCTGGCTAAAGAATTCACCAAAGCCCCTGCAGGAGCCAAGGCAGATTACAGCACCAATTAG
- a CDS encoding HIT family protein: protein MSYIKNRPAGEKNSAKRDPFLEVPKLSDEDGLIVARGELVYCVLNLYPYNAGHMMVIPFRKEKNLEDLTLAESAELMLFTQTAIKALKQVSNPDAVNVGFNLGKASGGSVGDHLHAHIVPRWSGDANFMTVIDGVKVLPQTLRQTRAMLAKAWGEIDGAPGTVDPTLTSAIQFAAPKEH from the coding sequence ATGAGCTATATCAAAAACCGTCCTGCAGGTGAGAAAAATTCTGCGAAGCGAGATCCTTTTCTAGAAGTTCCCAAACTCAGCGATGAGGATGGCTTGATCGTAGCCAGGGGAGAGCTTGTGTACTGCGTGCTCAATCTTTATCCCTACAACGCTGGCCACATGATGGTTATCCCATTTCGGAAAGAAAAGAACCTAGAGGATCTCACCTTGGCGGAATCTGCTGAGCTGATGCTGTTTACCCAAACAGCAATCAAAGCCCTAAAGCAGGTATCCAACCCAGATGCTGTCAATGTTGGTTTCAACCTTGGTAAAGCATCAGGCGGATCGGTGGGAGATCATTTGCATGCCCACATCGTGCCACGGTGGTCTGGCGACGCTAATTTCATGACTGTTATCGATGGAGTTAAAGTGCTACCTCAAACTTTGCGTCAAACAAGGGCAATGCTTGCCAAAGCATGGGGTGAGATTGACGGTGCCCCAGGCACTGTGGATCCAACGTTGACTTCGGCGATTCAATTCGCAGCACCAAAGGAGCACTAA
- the thrS gene encoding threonine--tRNA ligase: protein MNTTDTAVANLVVFEVPAGTAIGAAMRELDLPNKGPEAIVCAKDAEGQLKDLSHVPEETAQFTAVPANTDDGRAVIRHSCAHVLAQAVQAEFPGTKLGIGPAIENGFYYDFDAAEPFTPEDLKTIEKRMKKIIKTGQKFERRVYESAEAAAEELKNEPYKLELIQDKGNVDPNSDEATEVGAGELTAYDNVNPRTSEVEWSDLCRGPHIPTTRYIPAFALTRSSAAYWRGDQNNAGLQRIYGTAWEDKESLDAYQTMLAEAEKRDHRRLGTELDLFSFPDDLGSGLPVFHPNGGIVRTEMEDHSRRRHIAAGYSFVNTPHITKQDLFERSGHLGFYKDGMFPPMQVDAEYDEDGNVTKPGQEYYLKPMNCPMHNLIFDSRGRSYRELPLRLFEFGNVYRYEKSGVIHGLTRARGFTQDDAHIYCTEDQLEAELTSVLDFILSLLRDYGLDDFYLELSTRDPKKSVGSDEIWERSTEILSRVATNSGLELVPDPEGAAFYGPKISVQARDAIGRTWQMSTVQLDFNMPERFNLEYTSPDGSKKQPIMIHRALFGSIERFFGVLLEHYAGAFPAWLAPHQVMGIPVADDCIPHLEAITAKLREKGIRADVDTSDDRMQKKIRNHTTGKVPFMLLAGARDVEANAVSFRFLDGTQVNGVPVDEAVAIIASWIGDRINDQPSEDSIAARR from the coding sequence GTGAACACCACCGATACCGCAGTAGCAAACCTTGTTGTTTTTGAGGTTCCCGCAGGCACCGCCATTGGTGCAGCCATGCGTGAACTTGATCTACCCAACAAGGGCCCAGAGGCTATTGTTTGTGCAAAAGACGCCGAAGGTCAGCTAAAAGATCTTTCCCACGTCCCAGAAGAAACTGCACAGTTCACCGCTGTACCTGCAAATACTGATGACGGCCGCGCAGTAATCCGCCACTCGTGCGCTCACGTGCTGGCACAGGCTGTCCAGGCAGAATTCCCAGGAACCAAGTTGGGTATTGGCCCAGCCATTGAGAACGGTTTCTACTACGACTTCGATGCGGCTGAGCCTTTCACCCCAGAAGATCTCAAAACCATTGAAAAGCGGATGAAGAAGATCATCAAGACCGGCCAGAAGTTTGAGCGCCGCGTCTATGAATCTGCTGAAGCTGCTGCAGAAGAGTTAAAGAACGAGCCTTACAAGCTGGAGCTGATCCAGGACAAGGGCAACGTTGACCCCAACTCTGATGAAGCCACCGAGGTCGGTGCAGGCGAGCTCACCGCATATGACAACGTCAACCCTCGCACCAGCGAAGTAGAGTGGTCTGATCTTTGCCGTGGACCACACATCCCCACCACCCGCTACATCCCAGCGTTTGCACTGACTCGTTCATCTGCTGCGTACTGGCGAGGCGATCAAAACAACGCTGGCTTGCAGCGCATTTACGGCACCGCGTGGGAGGACAAGGAATCACTTGATGCCTACCAGACCATGCTTGCCGAGGCAGAAAAGCGCGATCACCGCCGTCTAGGAACTGAACTTGATCTGTTCTCCTTCCCAGACGATCTAGGTTCTGGCCTGCCAGTATTCCACCCCAACGGTGGCATCGTGCGCACTGAGATGGAAGATCACTCCCGCCGTCGCCACATCGCAGCGGGCTACTCATTTGTGAACACCCCACACATCACCAAGCAGGACCTCTTTGAGCGTTCCGGCCACCTTGGTTTCTACAAGGACGGCATGTTCCCTCCAATGCAAGTGGATGCGGAATACGATGAAGATGGCAATGTGACCAAGCCGGGCCAAGAGTACTACCTCAAGCCCATGAACTGCCCAATGCACAACCTCATCTTCGATTCCCGTGGTCGTTCCTACCGTGAACTTCCACTGCGTCTGTTTGAGTTCGGCAACGTCTACCGCTACGAAAAGTCCGGCGTGATCCATGGTCTAACCCGTGCCCGAGGTTTCACCCAGGACGATGCCCACATTTACTGCACTGAAGATCAGCTCGAAGCTGAGCTGACCTCTGTGCTGGACTTCATCTTGTCCTTGCTGCGCGATTACGGTCTGGATGATTTCTACCTGGAGCTATCCACCCGTGACCCTAAGAAGTCTGTGGGATCTGATGAGATCTGGGAGCGTTCCACCGAAATTTTGAGCCGTGTGGCCACCAACTCTGGCTTGGAGCTTGTCCCAGACCCAGAAGGTGCTGCATTCTATGGCCCTAAGATTTCTGTTCAGGCACGTGACGCGATTGGTCGTACCTGGCAGATGTCCACCGTGCAGCTGGACTTCAACATGCCAGAGCGTTTCAACTTGGAATACACCTCACCTGATGGATCCAAGAAGCAGCCAATTATGATTCACCGCGCGCTGTTTGGTTCCATCGAGCGCTTCTTCGGCGTTTTGCTTGAGCACTACGCTGGTGCATTCCCAGCATGGTTGGCACCTCACCAGGTCATGGGTATTCCTGTGGCTGATGATTGCATTCCACACCTTGAAGCAATCACCGCTAAGCTGCGCGAAAAGGGTATCCGTGCAGATGTGGATACTTCCGATGACCGCATGCAGAAAAAGATCCGCAATCACACCACCGGAAAGGTTCCATTCATGTTGTTGGCTGGTGCCCGCGATGTGGAAGCAAACGCAGTTAGCTTCCGCTTCTTAGACGGCACCCAGGTCAACGGCGTGCCAGTTGATGAAGCAGTTGCGATTATTGCTTCCTGGATTGGTGACCGCATCAATGACCAGCCGAGCGAGGACTCCATTGCAGCTCGCAGGTAA
- a CDS encoding Dyp-type peroxidase, which produces MVSRRGFLGGAGLIAGASALAGCSTGQKAPEVASISVKSQVVPFDGRHQAGVATPHQANLNLVAFTLRAGVDRADVVRLMRVWTQDARALCAGETPLGSLEPEMVTSPANLTITCGFGASLFDATQLVHLRPDWLKPIPAFERDQLRPEWGEADLVLQICSDDPLTLSHATRHMIRSGVDYVATRWMQQGFLNANGVLAKDETPRNLFGQKDGTVNPRTDDEIQQAAWISEGPDWAIDGTCMVVRRIAMNLDEWEILDRPSREVSVGRTLDTGAPLTGGDEFSEADYEARDSYGLPVIDPASHMARSRAPESNPEQVILRRVFNYDLPPDPTSEELSNAGLVFICFQKNPDLQFTPIQKRLDEQDRLNQWITHIGSAVFFIPPGTDPSDPTKDDFWGAGLLQ; this is translated from the coding sequence ATGGTTTCCCGTAGGGGTTTCCTAGGGGGTGCCGGCTTGATTGCTGGTGCGTCCGCGTTGGCGGGGTGTAGCACCGGGCAAAAGGCGCCGGAGGTGGCGTCGATAAGCGTAAAAAGCCAGGTGGTGCCTTTTGATGGCCGCCATCAGGCCGGAGTTGCTACGCCGCATCAGGCGAATTTAAACCTGGTTGCGTTTACGCTGCGCGCGGGCGTGGATCGGGCGGATGTGGTGCGCCTGATGCGCGTGTGGACGCAGGATGCCCGCGCGCTGTGCGCTGGCGAAACACCGCTGGGCAGCCTGGAGCCGGAGATGGTGACGTCGCCGGCAAACCTCACCATTACCTGTGGTTTCGGTGCTTCGCTTTTCGACGCCACCCAGCTTGTTCATCTACGCCCTGATTGGCTGAAACCAATTCCAGCGTTTGAGCGGGATCAACTGCGCCCGGAATGGGGTGAGGCGGATCTTGTGCTGCAAATTTGTAGTGATGATCCGCTGACGTTGAGCCATGCGACCAGGCATATGATTCGCTCTGGGGTGGATTATGTGGCAACAAGGTGGATGCAGCAGGGATTTCTTAACGCTAATGGTGTGTTGGCTAAAGATGAGACTCCGCGGAATCTTTTTGGTCAAAAAGACGGCACCGTTAATCCGCGCACCGATGATGAAATCCAGCAAGCAGCCTGGATTTCTGAAGGTCCTGACTGGGCAATTGATGGCACCTGCATGGTGGTTCGTCGTATCGCGATGAATTTGGATGAGTGGGAAATTTTGGATCGACCGTCCCGCGAAGTCTCTGTGGGGCGCACGCTTGATACTGGTGCGCCACTAACTGGTGGCGATGAATTTTCCGAAGCTGACTACGAGGCTCGTGATTCTTATGGTCTGCCGGTAATTGATCCCGCAAGCCACATGGCCAGGTCCCGTGCGCCGGAAAGCAACCCTGAACAGGTGATTTTGCGGCGAGTATTCAATTATGATTTGCCGCCGGATCCCACATCTGAAGAGTTGTCCAACGCAGGTTTGGTGTTCATCTGTTTTCAGAAAAACCCCGATCTGCAGTTCACACCCATCCAAAAACGACTGGATGAACAAGATCGATTGAACCAGTGGATCACCCATATTGGTTCAGCAGTATTCTTCATCCCACCAGGAACTGACCCAAGTGATCCAACCAAGGATGATTTTTGGGGTGCCGGACTCCTTCAATAA
- a CDS encoding copper chaperone PCu(A)C → MKKFFVAGAVLSSALVMAACSPANQSDSTSTSVETTSSSSAEVSDAVITTENAVVRASVEDSDMTAVFATLVNNSDDEINVSGFTADVDAASFEIHEVVDGVMQEKPGGFVIPAGESIELAPGGDHFMIMGLANPIEAGDEVTITLDLADGSEIELDPIPARTIAAGDEDYGDLGTEGHEGHEGH, encoded by the coding sequence ATGAAGAAGTTTTTTGTCGCAGGTGCTGTACTGAGCAGTGCGTTGGTTATGGCGGCGTGTTCGCCTGCTAATCAAAGTGATTCCACCTCCACGAGCGTGGAGACTACTTCCTCCAGCAGCGCAGAGGTAAGCGATGCTGTGATCACCACGGAAAACGCTGTTGTTCGTGCGTCTGTGGAGGACAGCGACATGACGGCAGTGTTCGCTACGTTGGTGAACAATTCTGATGATGAGATCAACGTTTCTGGCTTTACTGCTGATGTTGATGCTGCCAGCTTTGAGATCCATGAGGTTGTTGATGGCGTCATGCAGGAAAAGCCAGGTGGTTTTGTGATCCCGGCGGGGGAGAGCATTGAGCTTGCGCCAGGTGGCGATCACTTCATGATCATGGGGCTTGCGAACCCAATCGAGGCTGGCGATGAAGTGACGATCACTCTTGATTTGGCTGATGGTTCTGAGATTGAGCTTGATCCGATCCCGGCGCGCACCATTGCTGCTGGTGATGAGGATTATGGCGATCTGGGAACTGAAGGCCACGAGGGCCACGAGGGCCACTAG
- a CDS encoding copper resistance CopC family protein: MNVASEKNLKLRTLAAAAGVLGVGAMSMLVAPQAAAHDVVVDSNPENGSVVDEFPETIELEFSGIPQDLFTTVALSNADSGEVLTSGTPQLDGQHLSYEVPSDVQTGAGNYILGFQITSSDGHATKGSISFEVTGSAETTTESAATTDTSETTEAETTETADETSGIPAPWNWVLSIVAVLVVASAIVMMIAKNRNQK, translated from the coding sequence TTGAATGTGGCTTCAGAGAAGAATCTAAAATTGCGTACCTTGGCGGCAGCTGCTGGGGTGTTGGGCGTTGGTGCGATGTCGATGCTCGTGGCTCCGCAGGCTGCTGCCCATGATGTGGTGGTGGATTCTAATCCTGAAAATGGCAGTGTCGTTGATGAGTTCCCGGAGACCATTGAGTTGGAGTTTTCCGGTATTCCTCAGGATCTGTTCACAACAGTTGCATTGAGCAATGCGGATTCCGGAGAGGTGTTAACTTCTGGAACTCCTCAGCTTGATGGGCAGCACTTGAGCTATGAGGTGCCATCTGATGTGCAGACGGGAGCTGGTAACTACATTTTGGGTTTCCAGATCACTTCTTCTGATGGTCACGCTACTAAAGGTTCAATCTCTTTTGAGGTGACAGGCTCTGCAGAGACGACAACTGAGTCAGCAGCAACCACTGACACCTCAGAGACCACCGAAGCAGAGACCACTGAAACTGCTGATGAAACTTCTGGAATTCCTGCGCCGTGGAATTGGGTTTTGAGCATCGTGGCGGTGCTTGTTGTTGCAAGTGCCATCGTCATGATGATTGCAAAGAATCGTAACCAGAAATAA